The DNA segment GGGAAAAGCTTTATCCAGGAAAAGGAAATCTGCCCAATGCCGGAGTTTTGTTCAAGGGAGAAATTTTGCGCGAATATCCTGATATTGCAGAGATCTTTTTGAGAGAAACCGCCAAAGCTGTGGAATGGGTCAATGCCAATCCCAAGGAAGCAGCAAAATTGAGTTACGATATCATGCGCGTGAAGCCCGAAGAAGTGGAACTGTTTTTGTCTCGCGTAAATTTTAATTTTAGAAATTCGGAAGATGTGGTGGATGATGTGAGTCATTATCTTCATGTGCTGAATGAAGCTGGTTACGGAAAGCGGGAGTTTGGGGATTTGAAAGAGTTGTTTATTTAGCATGAATTGATGATTTAAAATTATTAATGTAAGGATGCGAAAATTTGTTTTTGTAAATTTTAAATTTTCGTATCCTTACTTTTTTGCACTTTTTAATCGGGTTTTGTTAAATATCATTCCAAATCTCCTAATATTTCTCTAAAATGCTAAAAATAGCATTTTCAAGAAATGAGTCCGCCATTATTGATTTCAAATCATTTTACTTCACCGAAAACTCCAATCCCAGCGATCCAAAATAATTATCAAACTGATAATAGTCATCATTGGAAATGTTTTTCAGATAACCGCCTTGCAGTGACAGCTTGACCGTTTTAATTCCCCAGTTGACGGCGAAACTGCGGCTCAATTCTGCCCAGAGGAGTGACCGTTCATCTGATCGTGTGCTGCCCGAAATATCGACATTGCCTTCGAGGTCGTAAATTTTCCGGTTGTGATAATTTTTCCAGTAATATTTGGAACCCAACTGAAATTTGACATAGCCGGGCAGAAAATGAGTAAAATTGAGCGAAAGCTCGTGTCCGCTGTAGCCGTAAGGATCATCGAACAACTCATCTTCTGTGAACAAGTCGTCGCTGTTCATCACGGCTGCTGATCCGGTCACTAAACCAGGATTTAATCGATTCAAATACTGAAAACTGACAGAGGTTTTCTCTCCGAGCGCCTGCGCAATTTTTACGCTACTCACCAACTGATCAACGCTTGGCATTTCAATGTATTCGAAATTTCTTCTTCCGTAAGAGATTTGCAGAGGAATGTAATTTTTCAAACCGTATCTCAAATTCAGTGTGATTGAAGTGCCTGATTGAAAAAACGTGTTCAATTGTCCGTAAAAATAATGCTCCCAATAGCTGAATTCCGGCAGTTCCGTGTAATTTCTGTTATTGAGAATGTAGCCGAATCTACCGATCAAGTTGCTACGGAAATATATTTTACTGTTGATGTATCCTTGAATTTTCCAGTAATCGTAGTAATTGTAAACGCCCGTGCCGTCCTGTAGAGACCAATTGGCTCCGAAGTAAAAAGTTCTTTTGTCAGAGTTTGTAGTATAGCCGTCATAGCCTAACTTCTGGTTGTGGTAGCGTCTGTCGGAATATTCCTTGAAAAAATTGAAATTGCCCTGATAGTAAACTCTCGATTGAATTTTTTCACCTGCCATAATGTGGCTCATCTTAAAGCCAACGTAGTCGTTAGCATCGGCGAGTTGCTTGTAGTTGTAAAAGGAGTTGGTCTGGTAAATGAGATATTGAGAAATTGAAATGTTGGTTTGGCTATTCACTGGCAGAGAAATAGCTAAAAGCCCAAATATTAACAACGTGAAAATTATCCAGTTTTTCATTTGTGTTACCTCTTGATTTGATTTTATGGGAAAATTTGAAATTTTACTGGTTGAATGTCTTGCTGATATTCATTTAAAACAACAGCCTCCGCTTTTATGTTTTGAAGAGCGGAGACTGCCTGTCTTGAAATGGAAACACATCAAGGGAGCTTATCTGTTACGTCCGCCTGATCCTTTGGGACCTGTGCCGTCGCAGACGCCTGTTCCGCTACCGTTACCTGCGCCTTTGAAACCTTTGGACCCGCGTCCCATTTGTCCGTGTCCTCTGTTGCCCATCTGCCCGAACTTGTTCCCGCTGCCATCCTGCGGTTTGACCCAGTCCGGATCCTGGCAATTGGGGATTCCGTCGCCATCTGCGTCCTGCATACGATCGTTGATTCCGTCGCCATCTTCATCGATGAAGCCGTTCCAGCGTTTGCCTTTGTCCGGATTCACAGGAACGTAGTCCGGGTCCTGACCGTTGGGAATGCCATCGCCGTCATCATCAGGCGCGAGATCGTTGTAGCCGTCGCCATTTTCGTCGACAAAACCTTTTCCATGGACGCCTTTCTGGCTGCCGTTTTGTGCGAAACTGTTGCTACTGAACGCAACGAACATCAGGAACATTGCTGCGATCGCGACAATTGAGAGTTTTGTGAGTTGTTTCATCGTACACCTCCGATTAGTTAGTAGATTAATAAGTGATTAAAAAAGTAATTAATTTCAAATTCACTATGTCATTAGGCAAGAGGTGTGCCATGAAATTTATTCTGTCTGTAACAATAATAATATCAATTAATTATTGACATGTAGTCTTTGGCACAAAACCTCTTTTGTTCGACCAGACGGGCGAGATGGACAACCAATCGGTCGAGCTTTGTTTAGGGTTTTTGTATTCTTGCTTAAAAATGAAATTTGCGTTTAGCGCTAAAAAGTAGGAAACTTCTTGTTGAGGTTGTTGTTAAAATAGGTGTTTTATTGCGCTGAAAAAATATCAGATATATTTCTGCGAATCGGAAAATCGCAATTAACGAACGAGAACTGGGAATGAAAGGAAAACCTTCTGTTAGAAACCATTGGTTGCTTATTTTATCCGGATTGATGTGGAGCGGCGTTGGCGTTTTGTTGAACAGTTTTGCCATCAGATGGCTGACGCGCTACCAGCAAAATCAGGCCATCTTTGCGGAAATTGTTGGTGTCGCGTTGGGTATTGCCATTGCGGTTTTTGGTTTTAACAAGATCGCCAGCAAAAACATCCGGCGCATTTTAAATTTGCCGGACAAAGTATGCGTGTTTGCTTTTCAGGAATGGAAAAGTTACATCTTGATTGGCGTGATGATGGCAATGGGTATTTTATTGCGTAACTCAACATTTGTGCCCAAATTGCTGCTGTCGCCGGTGTACGTCGGCATTGGCAGCGCGCTGTTCTTCTCCAGTTTTCTTTATTACAAAAGTTTCTTTGCTCGCCCAAAAAAAATCTAACCCAATTTCGAGTTGAGGGAAACTACCATGAATAAATCAGCAAAATTACGTATTTTCATCTGGATCGTATTTATCGTCGGAGGAATTGTCGCGGGTACAGCGACTGATATTCGGCTGTTCGGCGGATACCCCAGAAATTTTCTTTTTCACGCGTTGAGTTTCAGTGCGGGTGCGGTTTTATTTATCTTTGTCATGCGCAGTAGCCGCCACACAGGCCGTGTTCTGGCAAAATTCGGCAGAGAAGGCGACTTACCGCGTATGGAAACAAACCGCCTCGTCAAGACAGATGTCTATGACTGTATGCGTCATCCCATGCATCTTGGATTACTGTTTTTTCCTCTTGCCATTGCTTTGCTTGTGGGAAGTTTGAGCTTTATTCTTTTTTATGCGCCGCTGGAAATGTTAATCATGGTGCTGATGATTAAATATATTGAAGAAAAGGAAGCGATACGGAAATTCGGGGATGAATATCGGAAATATAGTGCAGAAGTGCCATTTTTCAATTTCTCGTTGAACTGTCTCAAAAAATTGGTTTCAGCGGTAGGTAAAAGTAAAAATGCGTAAAATTTAATGACTTTCTAATTTATCAGGGAAAAAGAGCCTATTGATTTTTACACTCTTCCCACCAAACTCAAAAACTTCAACTTCCAAACCATCCTGATCGCTTCGCGGATGATTTTTTTGGACATTTTGGAGCTACCGGCTTCGCGGTCAGTGAAGACGATGGGAATTTCGCAAATGCGGAAGCCTTTTTTCCATGCCTTGAAATTCATTTCTATTTGGAAAGAATAACCGTCAGAGCGAACGTCGTCTAAATTAATTTTCTCCAGTACTTCGCGGCGGAAGCATTTGAAGCCTCCGGTGGAATCCTTGACGGGAAGTCCGGTGATGATTTGCGTGTATTTATTCGCGCCCACGGAGAGTATCAGTCGCGAAAGAGGCCAATTGATGACATTTACGCCTGTGACGTAGCGAGAGCCGATGACCAGATCGCATTCTTTCATTTTGCTCAGAAAATTAGGAATCTCATCCGGATTATGAGAAAAATCGGCATCCATTTCAAAGATGTAGTCATATCCTTTCTCAATCGCGTATTTGAAACCCGCAACATAGGCGGTTCCTAATCCAGCTTTTTTGGCGCGTTTCATGAGATGAATATTGGAGTATTTTTGCATCAGCTTTTCCACGATTTCAGCAGTGCCATCAGGTGAACTGTCGTCGACAATGAGGACGTCCAGATTGTCGATGCCGAGCAGCAGAATTCGTTCGATGAGATTTTCGATGTTTTCAGCTTCGTTGTAAGTTGGAATGACGATTAAAGATTTCATGGCAACTCCGCAAATTTAGCGATTGTTTCGGCTCTATCTCAATTTCTTATACTGTTTTTTAAATTTTTTCAAGCCTTCTTCCACGTCCGATAGTTTTACCCCTATTTCTCGGCTAGCTTTATCAACGATAAGTCCGGAATTGAGGGGTCTGGGTGCATCTTGTTTCAGTTCTGCGGTGGTAATTGGTGTAATTAGATTTTTGTCCAGATTAAAAATTTCGGCAATCTTCAGCGCAAAATTGTAACGGTCGATGACTTCGCTGCCGGCAACGTGAAAAATATCCCATTTCTCCAGTTCAATGATTTTCAAAATTGCCGCCGCCAAATCATCAGCGAGAGTTGGGCTGCCCAGTTGATCGGTAACGATAGTCACCGGCTTTTTTTCGCGCAGCGCAGAAATGAGCCAGGTGACGAAATTGGGCCTGACATTTATCCCGACGCCGTAGAGCACCATGGTGCGCACAATGGCAAATTCCAGGTCTGACGCAAGAAGCGCGTTTTCGCTGGCGAGTTTTGATTTTCCGTAATAGCCCAGCGGCGCGCATTTATCTTCTTCAGAGTAAGGGCCATTGTTGCCATCGAAAACGTAGTCCGTGGATAGATGCACAATTCTCGAGCCGATTTTTCGCGCCGCATAAATGAGATTTTCCACGCCTTCCACATTGATGCGCCAGCACAGTTCCTTTTGCTTTTCACAGGCATCCACATTGGTCATTGCTGCGGTGTTAATGATGTAATGTGGATAAATTGTAAGTACAGTTTTTCTTACGGCTCGCCTGTCCGTGATATCCAGCGGCTGATATTGGAAACCCTTGGCTTTAACAAAAGCATGGTCGTGAACATCTATCCCAAAAACGCTGTATTTCAATTTTAATGCTTGCTCTAAAACTTTCTGACCCAACAATCCATTCACACCAGTTATCAGCAAAGTTGACATTCTCAAAACCCCTGTTTGTTGTTACATCGCATCAGTTGCTAATTCTCGTATCCCTTCAGCTCCTTTTCGAGTACATTTCAATCCAGCGACTCTATTGGCAAATTCTGCTGCTTTTTCCGGATCATTACTCTTCATAAAT comes from the Calditrichota bacterium genome and includes:
- a CDS encoding isoprenylcysteine carboxylmethyltransferase family protein yields the protein MNKSAKLRIFIWIVFIVGGIVAGTATDIRLFGGYPRNFLFHALSFSAGAVLFIFVMRSSRHTGRVLAKFGREGDLPRMETNRLVKTDVYDCMRHPMHLGLLFFPLAIALLVGSLSFILFYAPLEMLIMVLMIKYIEEKEAIRKFGDEYRKYSAEVPFFNFSLNCLKKLVSAVGKSKNA
- a CDS encoding polyprenol monophosphomannose synthase, which codes for MKSLIVIPTYNEAENIENLIERILLLGIDNLDVLIVDDSSPDGTAEIVEKLMQKYSNIHLMKRAKKAGLGTAYVAGFKYAIEKGYDYIFEMDADFSHNPDEIPNFLSKMKECDLVIGSRYVTGVNVINWPLSRLILSVGANKYTQIITGLPVKDSTGGFKCFRREVLEKINLDDVRSDGYSFQIEMNFKAWKKGFRICEIPIVFTDREAGSSKMSKKIIREAIRMVWKLKFLSLVGRV
- the rfbD gene encoding dTDP-4-dehydrorhamnose reductase, whose product is MSTLLITGVNGLLGQKVLEQALKLKYSVFGIDVHDHAFVKAKGFQYQPLDITDRRAVRKTVLTIYPHYIINTAAMTNVDACEKQKELCWRINVEGVENLIYAARKIGSRIVHLSTDYVFDGNNGPYSEEDKCAPLGYYGKSKLASENALLASDLEFAIVRTMVLYGVGINVRPNFVTWLISALREKKPVTIVTDQLGSPTLADDLAAAILKIIELEKWDIFHVAGSEVIDRYNFALKIAEIFNLDKNLITPITTAELKQDAPRPLNSGLIVDKASREIGVKLSDVEEGLKKFKKQYKKLR